TACAATTCATTATAAACACTTTAGCTTTTAGtttattgttcttttaagaactaaGAAGTTTTTCAAAAAGTGAAGAGTGAGATCCAATTGTCTTTCTACTTGAAGGATTCTGGATTTCAAGAgagcttttattttcttatttttatgtatttctatttaataacatgatcattgaattaaatatgttaggctagtttccataagtatttagtttaacttttttacttttgtatgaattttattatttatttatttaatgagtgatttctttatcttcatatctttattagtttcagttattattattagttaaccatcatattaatttaataataataattgttatgaaaatatttaggttgaatTTATTAGAAACACCATATTTGCTTCAAATCTATGTTAGTAGAAAAATGTTTTAGTTGCATCATGAACttgagtaattaaagaaaaatgcacATCATGATCTCATTCAATAGATCTagacttaaaataaaacaaggatattactaaataaatggATAGGCTAAATACTagttttagtatataattttcatacatcatatattcatatttactttataatttattatactttactttataaatattattctctcaAATATTAGTTTagagtatttagatttaattttattattttgtgttgataattaatcTATATAATAAGTGACTTCATAGTTCCTCGAGAGATCGACCTTGTGGTGAATTTACCGCTTTACTACAACaacggttcgtgcacttgcgagtactaactTAGACACATCAAGTGTTTATGGTTTGAACATCTAAGATCTCGGAGAATCTGGATAAAACTTCATAGCTTATCTTCTAgacttaaagtaaaacaaggatattactaaataaatggataggctaaatactatttttagcatataatttTCATACATCATATCATTCATATttcctttataatttattatactttactttataaatattattctctcaaatattgatttagagtatttagatttaattttattgttttgtgttgataattaatcTATATAATAAGTGACTTCATAGTTCCTcgagagatcgacctcgtggtgaattTACTGCTTTACTACAACAAtggttcgtgcacttgcgagtatTAACTTAGACACATCAAGTGTTTATGGTTTGAACATCTAAGATCACAGAGAACTTGGATAAAACTTCATAGCTTATCTTCTAgatttaaagtaaaacaagaatattactaaataaatggataggctaaatactatttttagcataaaatTTTCATACATTATATCAttcatatttactttataatttattatactttactttataaatattattctctcaAATATTGGTTTagagtatttagatttaattttattattttatgttgataATTAATCTATATAATAAGTGACTTCATAGTTCCTCGAGAGATTGACCTCGTGGTGAATTTACTGCTTTACTACAACAAtggttcgtgcacttgcgagtGCTAACTTAGACGCATCAAGTGTTTATGGTTTGAACATCTAAGATGTCGGAGAATTTGGATAAAACTTCATAGCTTATCTTCTAgacttaaagtaaaataaggatattactaaataaatggatagactaaatactatttttagcatataatttTCATACATCATatcattcatatttattttataatttattatactttactttataaatattattctctcaaatattgatttagagtatttagatttaattttattattttatgttgataATTAATCTATATAATAAGTGACTTCATAGTTCCTcgagagatcgacctcgtggtgaattTACCGCTTTACTACAACAATGGTTCGTGCAATTGCGAATACTAACTTAGACACATCAAATGTTTATGGTTTGAACATCTAAGATCTCAGAGAATTTGGATAAAACTTCATAGCTTATCGTCTAGAATTTTAGCTAATTAATCAATCCTAGTTTCTTAGAagctattaatttaataccAAAATTcgaatttcaatatttatcgTGACTGAAATTATGATAATGaacaatattttatatatttttaaaataaatttgaatataaaaaaattaccatatcaataaaatttatgcaCGGACAACTTTTAATCATGATAATTAGTAGATAATCGACTTTTATAATACATACTATCAAATTAGTCATGTTCTTGTTTCATATGCTATGCAtgtagtattttttaaatcgacgatcctaaatttttttttatatctaagCTAAGTTTTAATATCTGAAACCAAAACCATTAGTCATGACTGTGATCACCAAGAATGAAGAACCAACTGTGTCTTATGTGtggaaaatagaaaatgaatctACGAATATATAAGAGcgtataaataaaatggtaaaaattTTCTAGCTCAATTAAAGTCTTGACTTCAAACTTTAAATATACGACTACGTTAAAActcttaaataatatttactgTTCGCCAAGATTCTATTCGGCACTCGCcgaattaattaaactaattccAGATACTAAATTAACAATGATCAATGATTCTACAAATTGAtcatcaaatttcttttcgGTGAGAGTGCTTTTTGGTTTTATCATCAAAGACTTATTAGTGtctatcatatatataaaatctgaCAAGACAAACGCTTCATAGCAAGAAAACGGAACAACGACCCTCAAGTCATCAAAAGTCTTTTGGTGCATAATGACTCTACTTTCTCAATAATTTTCATATGTGAATTCAATAGTCAAAAGTTGTTGAAAGTTGTGGCTAAGTTTTAATTGCATTTTCCATTCATTAGCTTTTATTTTGGGTATTGACTTCAAGTCTTCAAGAGAGTAAGTTTTGGGttagattatttcttttttacagtGGTAACAAaagtgatttatttatttatgggAGCTTTGTATGATTTATGATTTATGATTTGTTTGTGAGTTTTGGATAACCATAGCACTTGTAATTAGtggaaataaaaaaacatttcCAATTAGTTAACTAAAAACATGTtcaaaagttaatttagtataCACTCTTGAGGTTTAGTTTATAGTTTGGCTTCAAGAAATTtggttaaaattattatctaatttgtGAATGCTCCTTGGAATTGGGACTAGTCCACTTTTCCAAAAGGTAAATTTCAACAATATCTAAAATgaggattttcttttttggtttatattaaagaaaataaaatggtcactcttaattcttatatataaaatgaatgtaGCATTTCAAAGCCAAACAACTAAGAAATTCTTGGATAacttactttttcttttttctttatatatatatatatacaaaatcataaattcattgatcaatgataaaaataaaaataagtataataaagaaatgttaaaaagaaattaaataattaagacttatatttatatttttcaattactttaacataattaattcggAGATTTGTGCGACTATATAAAACAACAATTTGactatttgatatttaaataagtctgattataagaaaatcaataaaagacaTTCTTACTACTAaagtttcatatatatatactagaccgacaaatatatccataaagaaaaaatatgtttctttctaaatagttaatttagaaaaaatgtttcatatatatatatatattagacgGACGAATACATCCattaattttgacaaaaaaaagtattaaaaaaaaaaaaaaaagaacaatgaagctactttatgaaaatgattaaACGAAATACTATTGGAAGCTAGTAATACAATTCCTAAATAGAGAAGAACACAAAGGATTCTGAAGTAGAAAACCAAGAAACAAAAAGTATTTCATGTAATCACAGAAGTCAATGCTTAATGAAATCAACAATTTGAATAATGAGAGGCTCAATGTTGTCACTATTGGGATTGAAGAAATGAAAACAGTGTTCTTCTCCTTTGCTCTCATAATACTCCACTTTGCCTCCCCATCCACACTTACCCATTGTTGCGTAATAAGCTTCCCCTCTGCTTTTCAGGAAATCTTTCTCTGCCAGACAAACTAGCACATTATCAcacttcattttcttcaaattcgGATCCGCCGCCGGGTTTAGTTTCGGGTCATCATCCGCCCCGGAACTCGTCGGGCAcatgtatttataaattggaTCGGGCTCTTTACGGCCAAAATACGGGTGCACTATAAGTAGCCTAGTTATTTTCACACCAGCCAATTCCCTAGCTCCAGCTTGGACAGCAACATAGTGAGCTAGGGTGGCTCCGGCACTTTCGCCTGCTAAGATAACCCGATCCAGATCCGCATACTTGTTTATCCACGATTCTGGTCCTTCTCCTTCGGAGTGTTTTGCTACCCATTGAAGCGCAGCCCATGAATCATCATATGCAATTGGTAGAAGGTGCTCAGGAGCAAGCCTGTATTCAACAGACATAGCAATGACATTGGCTTGGGAGACTAGAGCAGAGAGAAAATTGCTGAAGGAGCTAGAAAAAGCGGAACCAATGCAGAACCCACCACCATGGTAGTGGACGAGGAGGGGAAGTTTTTGGGATGGATCCTTAATTTTTGGGAGAAAGATGCGGGCTTTTACGCCAGTTTCCGACGAGATCACAACATCTTTAGACTGGATTCCAGTTTCTGGATCTAAACCCGGAGGAACATATTCAGAATTCCAGTACCTCTCGATGCGACCATCTTCGTATACCTTGAAGAATCCTGGAAAATCATGGGTTATTTTAGTGGAGGCTGTAGTCAttggatatatatatttgagagAGAAAGATAAATGATTGAAGTGAACTGAGAGTCGAGAGAATTGAAAATTGTAGTAGCTAGATATTGGTTGGAAGttggaaaattaattaaacggGTTTGTAGTAGGGGACCCTGTTGAGTAGGACAATTAATGAAATGGGTGGAAAGATGTGGTGGTAATGGATTCACAGGCCAAGATATCAGTTTTGACTCTTTCTGTTACCAAACAATCAGCTATTGAAAATGTTAGAGAGATGACAAGAAACAAGACCAAGTATTTTcctttagaaaaataaattctataatctTTCTTGAAAACAGAAGTTATAAATTTACAGTACATTTAGAAATTgagatttttcaaaaacttAGTTTATTGAATTTCACTTGGCCAGAAAATTTGAATCATTGAAGTGcatcttattattttgtgtaGAGAGAGACTTCTTGAAAAAGTAGCAGTACCCTTTACTTTTTCGAATGATACACAAACAGGATATGCCTCCTCTCTTTCTCCCCGAAATCACCAATTTAGATACTAAACTCCCTCTCCTCGTATACATCCATGGCAGTTCCTTGGCTCATTTATTAACCAACCAAAGCTACTGCTGTAGCCGTGTCCATTCAGTACAGGAGAGCTCCTGAAGACCCTCTTCCTATTGCATGTGAAGATGCATGGGAAGCAATCCAATGGATGGCTTCACATATTGATGAGCATGGCACCGCGTCCTGGCTCAATATGCATTGGCAAGAATCAAAGTGTGTTATGCTATGCATAATCTATCCGAAGAACACAAGTGATCCGGAAACTGCCAATGCCCTTAGCTGCCAAGTGATTTACAGAATACTTCCAATTACTTTTGACAACTCGAAAGTTCAGTACATAATGAGATTTCATGGCAAGTGagtccaaaataaaatattgcaAGAAACTTAATAGTCCGTAGACAACACTGAAAGAGAAAGACGTCCAAATATTTTCTCACAATATATGGATTTTTCAATGTTTGGGtgcacttaattaatttacttgTGATATTTCTCATCACGATAATGGAACATGGTTAGAAAGATTGCAGAAAAATGACAAAtcaaagatataaaataatagcCTTATGAGCTACCAGAGTTTGACAAGTCTCCTGCAACTGCTATCTTAAGTTGAAATGGTTCTTGACACCAAATATTCTTCAATTTACCTCGTCCGGCCCTAAACATCAGCATCCATTATGTGTTTCATGCTTAATACTATTTTTCCTCTTGAAATGTTCGGTAAGCATAGTTAATACTCTCC
The nucleotide sequence above comes from Ricinus communis isolate WT05 ecotype wild-type chromosome 6, ASM1957865v1, whole genome shotgun sequence. Encoded proteins:
- the LOC8275330 gene encoding 2-hydroxyisoflavanone dehydratase; translation: MTTASTKITHDFPGFFKVYEDGRIERYWNSEYVPPGLDPETGIQSKDVVISSETGVKARIFLPKIKDPSQKLPLLVHYHGGGFCIGSAFSSSFSNFLSALVSQANVIAMSVEYRLAPEHLLPIAYDDSWAALQWVAKHSEGEGPESWINKYADLDRVILAGESAGATLAHYVAVQAGARELAGVKITRLLIVHPYFGRKEPDPIYKYMCPTSSGADDDPKLNPAADPNLKKMKCDNVLVCLAEKDFLKSRGEAYYATMGKCGWGGKVEYYESKGEEHCFHFFNPNSDNIEPLIIQIVDFIKH